The genomic segment TTTAGCAAAAACTAGCGTCGATCTGTGTAGACAGGGATGAGAATTCTTCGTGCCTTTTCCCACGAGAGACACGGCCATTCTGGATCACTACCTTTGACTTTGCTCACAATCCATGCCAGATTTATGTTGAAATCGATATCTTTGGCTTCGGCCAAAACTGAGATCGCACCGTAGAAATGTCTGTCCATCAACGAATCATCTGCAGACATCACTTCAGGATGTCGGATCTGCATCTCAAGCAATCCACGGAGAGCTTAGCCGATGTGCTGAATTCAACATAACAAAAGgttttcaatgttttaaaagAAGTTCTCTACAAATTTAAACtttataaaagatttatttaaaagcttacAGAGACAGTGACACGCGAGTTTGCGATCGCCATGGGCCCGTAGAACGACTTCTCATATTCGGCGTAAAAACCTCGAATCCTACTAGGTGAACGGTCGATCATCGATGCCCTAACTCGCGCAAGTGAGTTGTTTACCTTCAGTGTCACGGTCTTCCGCAAGTGGCCTCACAACGTCATATATAAAATGATCAATTGTAACaactttaatgcaaatatgaaCAATAAACAAGGTATAGTTTAATAACCTCTCGACGTGGTCGCCTCGCCTCCTGACATACGCGCATCTGGAGTCACTTGAATATCTAAAAACATAAAGTATATTGTTTAATATActatacataaatataaatataaaaaatgtgcATTACCTCACCTCCTGCGGACTCCTCTGGAATGGCTTGAAGGTTTGGCTCAAATATCTGTTGGGTTTGGCTACTACTGCCAATTTCCCTACCCAAATTATCAGCCACACCTAACAGCGTACATtcaacaaattaaaataataacaactttaatgcaaatatgaaTAGACAAGGTTTAGTGCAATAACCTCTCGACGTGGTCGCCTCGCCACCTGACTTACGCGAATCCGGAGTCACTTGaatatctaaaaataaaaagtttgtTGTTTAATATACTATACataaatatcaaatcaaaaaaGTGCATTAACTCACCTTCTGAGGACTCCTCTGTAATGACCGAAAGGTTAGGCTCAAATATATGTAGTGTTTGGCTAGTACTGCCAATTTTCCTGGCCAGATTATCATCCACACCTAAAAGCGCACattaaacaaattaaaataattatgagaattgtactaaatcattatattacataaacataaatataattaataaaattaactcACCAAAATCTGCCTCGGATGCTTTCCTCTTCCGCCCTCTGGTATAGGCTATGCTATTATCTCTGTCCTGCTGCACTGGCATGTTAGACCTCATCTCAGCAAAACCAGCTCTAATCTGTTCAGTCAaactcaatctcaactcatcGAGACCAAGATTGAAACTCGATTTCAAGTCAACTAGAGCTTGATTTATACTCCTGATAGACGCTCTGGTCTCAATAAATTCTGCTGACATCTTAACATGCATGGACGTAACGGAATCCTCCAACGCAGTCAATCGCCGCTCGAAACGATGCTTCAAGGGTGATGGGCGGCAGGAAGGATTGAGTCCAAAGTGGACTCTAGGACCCGTACGCATATGAGAACTGGTGCTAGAGCTGGATCTATTGAGATCACCAGGACGGGTGCCGGAAACGTCAGGAGATTCATGTGCAGAAGGCGTGTGCTGGACAGAGGGAGTTGAATGTGCAGAATGCATGTGCTGGACAGAGGGAGACTCCAGAGGGTGCTCGCTACATATGACTGTCTGACCCTGCCTCCAGAGCTCGAGTACCCGAGTGGTGACCGCATCGGGCGCAGAATCAACAAAATCCCCGGTCGTATAATACGTTGAAATGAGCTCCTCGGGAGTAGGAGTCAAACATCCAAGACAATcctacatttaattaataacgtATCAGATTAATCAAAAATTAAGTACACAtttattatatcaaatcaaTTCATATTACTTACATCTATAGCACAATCACCAAAGGCTGTAGTGACATCAACAACAGTTGGGGCACGGTTTGACGGCCACGTGTTAGTCACCCACTGAAACATCCTGGGCAACATCAAACCGTCCACATCTCTTCTCCTTGCAAAATTTTGTGCCACGCTCGGATAATATTCATAAGCGAGGATCTGTAACGTAAATTTAGAACAATGTTATTAGTAGAaataaagataacaaatccaGTTTTATCATTCAAAAAATAATGTTAAACCTATCCAAATCATCTATATGCCTCAGGTATTTAGGGTCGATCTTATTCGTTTTTTTCCTAGTCCCCTCACCGAACACAAAACAACAGAAGTAAAGACTAGCCGTCTTTAACTTCTCCACATCTACATCATTCTCATTCTGCACTTGAACACTCATCTTTGCCTCCAATTCACTCAAAAAAATCTCAGACTTACTGCCAAAGTGTCTGGAGCCAAAGACACCTCCCTCTGGTACATATACAGGCTCTGTACCGCAATCGTGGTCGATTATTAAACAATACtctaacaaaaaaaatataaccAGCCTCTTGCGCAATTCATCCAAAACTCATCACTACCCGTGTCAACTATCTGATTACTCATCAAATACCACATAATTTGACTAGAAATATTTAAATCTCTATGATACCTAACCAAATTACCAAAAGGAGACTGCTCCAAAAAAAGGGCTCTCTCGTCGTTGTTGAGGTAGTGAAAAATCTTCTCCGAAACCTATTTATATCTTGATTCGAGTGTCAGCTTGCAGCGAAAAATTGCATCTCTACCTAGTTTTCTCGGCAAATATACCTGTCACAAATACAAATATATTAGAATAAAAATTAATGTTACACTCAACCAGCAAGCGTTGGTCGACCAACCCACACTTCGTCGACCAAGAAGCGTTGGTCGACCAAACCACGCTTGGTCTTGGTTTGGTCGACCAACGCTTCTTGGTCGACCAAACCACGCTTGGTCGACTAACGTAACGTTTGGTCGACCACAGCTTCTTCGTCGACCAACCCTCGCTTGGTCGACCAAGAAGCCATTTCTTCCTCAACATCTCAACACACGCACCCTTTTTTCCTCAACACACGCACGAAGAATCAAATAACAGAATAAAAGTGAACATTACATATTTTGGTCAGCCATTTCTCGGATGCGttgcaaaaaaataaattgaagaagtGTTTCGTCAATTCACAAGCGCGGATTTAGTTGACGGGAAAACGAGTGAAGTCGACTGTGTAGGGTTGAAAGTAAAGTGAAAAAGTTTACAGGAGTGAAGAAAGGATTAaacaattttaaacttaaaatacAGAGACATTTACGTAAATTGACATCTCAatcctttttttaaaataagtacCCCCCATGTTCCCATCACCATCTTCCTCACCTCGCCAGCCACCTCGCCGCGCAGCCACCGGATATCAGCGCCTTGAGCACAACAGCTGATAGCGCACCAGTCCCCGCGTCCCTTCCCTGCTCTGAATCGGAAGAAATCAAAGCACCCAAGCACGGTTCTGAGCTCTGTCTCTGTGCGTGCTTCTTGGTCCGATCTAGATGAGATTTTGTTGCGCTTTCTTGGTCATTTAGAGTGTTTTGAGTAAGGATTCGAAGTTTAAATCTTTCACCGTTGTTCCTGCTAATTTCATCCGATTTTCAGCAATTTTTAGAGCGATCCCGATGATATTTTTGTCGTGTTTCCGGCGGGAGACCACCTTATGACTGCCATCTGCTAGTTAGCTTCAATCATTGGTAAATATTTGACTCGATTCCAACCCTTGTTCGAGATTAGCAGGCAGCCAGCCAGTTTGGGATTTTACCTGGTCCGATTTAATTTGTTTTCGTTGATTAAAATGTATTATATTAACATATCATTGGGTTTTGTAGGTTTAAGTGTTTAATTTTCGATCCGAGAAATTAGTATCAAATTAAATTGTGTGGTTATTTGAGAATTATGATTATTATGTTGACTATTGGAGGAGTTGGTATTTATTGGAGCGATAATTAGTGGAATAAAATCGCATTGTTTGAAAGATAgagatttaaaaaatttgtcGGACAATTCGATATTTTCAGTTGAATTTAGTCTTTGGACTTAATGCGTATTGGTGAATTATTGAGAATATCGGGACAAAGTTTTTACAATTCAATAGTTAAGTTGCATTTTTAGCAAATAAATTTAGCTTTAGTAATTGTAGAAatatgttgaattatttttgctTTATTGGTGAATTGTGAAATTATTCGGTTTGGTATCTTATTTGTTAGACCGATGATATCAAAGTTGAATCTGTTTGTTGTTTAAAGTCAGTATAAGTATGTTACAGTTCGATAACATAAAACGGTAAcacataaattattttttaagctTATTTATGTGTTAATTATGAATGCTCATGTGATTTGTTGACTAATGTGAATTATTAAATACCTCGTTGACTTATATGTTTGTTCATATAACATATTATGACATTTAGCTTATGGCATGATATTatgatatacatgttgagttctATTGTTCTTGTTACCCGTTGTCATGTCGTATTGTATTCTTGGCACATGTGGTTGTTATTTCGGAATCAGATGATGGCTTTCGAGTCTAGTTATCTTTGAGACCGAAAATATGATTGTTTATTTCTTGATACATTTTTTGTGTGATTTGCTCTTGAAATCTTGACATCATATGTTTTTTGTTATGGTGTCTTCCTGTTGTATCgttatcagctgtatggagacCGAGTCGTGGGTGTTTGATTGGACACAACACGACATACCGCGCATACTTGGCAAATCGATTTAGTTGCATGACGATGCAGCTCCGCTGTACGTTGTTGCTCGAGCAGTAATCCTGTTATTGTACCGTTTATTAGCCTCTGTTACCCCGTTGTTTTGAGCCTTATTCATTCATGCATATTTCATTTTAtcatatgtttatgcatgattatgatCATTGATGTTATTATTTAACTATTTCATACCAGAATCATAATATCAGTGCTTTATACCTGAGTGGCTATTGTGGTTGCTATcgggcaccatggtagatcaCTCGAGTAGTTTTGCAGCACTAGACAGAGGGTCTGTCAATGGATCTCGTGAGTGAGATAGTATTGATTGATTGTCAGATCTTAGAATCTCCTAGTtagtttatatatattatttcgaGTTCTTGTCAGCTTtatgtcattttttatttacTGGGGAGATGCCTCGTTATTTGTATGATTATTTGGAGCTTTTGTGAgttttgatttagtttatgtTGTTGTGATCTTTATCGGTTTTATTTCAACTGCTACTTGTGAATTGTTGATTTATGCATGGTCGGCACTTGTGTGAATGTTTATGAATACAACATCGTCTTTGAGTCATTTTCTTTTTAcaggtattttaaaattttgatatgttttattTACGATAGGGTCGTGTCGAAATTTTTACAGACATGAGatctattttaattattttaaacaatttttttgctgcagttttaaattaatcaatattgtTCGATAATTAactataattataaataaatgagACTCATTGCATAAGAGGATTTAATAATTTATCTTACTTCCATGTTGCGTTCTCACAATAAATGGGGATAGGGCGTTGGAAAATGCAAATCTTTAATTTTAATGTTGCGGACCACTATGTTCTTTGCAATTTGGTTACGTTTAGTCACATTCCTGAATGAAATTTCCCTTTCTTCTACATTTACTTCTTTTCCGTATTCGTATATTTTATCGGTATTCAATTAGTTAATTATTAGGAAATTCAAGCTTAATTCACTAGAAAATGAAAGCCACTCTCAAAGCttcaacatatacatattatgttctttctttctttcaattATAACAATGGGGTGCAATGTTTTATTTAACCTGAGATCAATTATACGTCTATCAGTCTTCTGTGGGAGATGTTTATGTCAATACAGCACTACGTGTTGTCAACCTATTATATTCTATTGTAACTACTCTAAGATTACAGCGTTTGGTGCAATAAATAAAACTTTAGGGGCACATATTTCGTATGtacttttatatttttgcattacaacagtttatttaattgattgaGTAAGATGTGCCTTATTTAAGCATGTGCTCAGCATAGTCAAGAAAGGGTTATATTGCAGTAATATGACCTATTACTCTAAACTTCTTTTGCACAAAGATAGATACCGAGTGTTAACAAAATTTATACTATTTAAATGATGCTGGATCATCGTGTCTCAAGCATTATTCTAGTCTAAACTAGCCCCAAAAAAACTCCCCATGGagaaatttgaaaagaaaaaaaaagacccCGTCTATATTTTTTCTATACAAAGGTCTCCTCTCCCCCAATGTGAAGTTACCCGGTTAAGGAAAAAACGCACTCGATTATAAAAGAGTACCCATCCGGTTAATAACCAGATTTTTCGCCTCTTGTCATGGTTGGGTGACCCAAAACTCTTGACAATGTACCACTTTTAGGCCCTAAATTACTTTCTCCGTAGACCATACAATGCCttctaaattataaattactagTTCTAGGCCACTATGTCCTTTTCATCTCCCTACAATTTTCACTTGTTTTAACTTCCCTCAAGTGGAACAAGAAATCCTATTCCTACCCTCATAAACAAATATTGGTACGTGGGATACCTAATGGCACACTTTTCTATTTCCATCTGTATAGTACCATACATAGGCTAGTGAAAAGGATGATGTAATTGGCCTAACTTCACACGTTCATCCGACTCATGTCTATCACAAATCTATCCATTTCACGCAGAAAATAACAACTTTCACTGAAACGATCGATTTAACATATTTGAGAAgtgaaaatttataaaaatacaatCCACCTCTAAGCACTACATGAGTTGCCTAAACTATTTGAACTTCAAACAAGTATACTCATGGTGAGATGCAATGGAAAGGCCTTGAATAATATCATAAGACAACACTCCGAAATTCCATACAAAAACAGGTTACGCACTAGAGTAAATATTCAAGATTTGACAGTCATCGAAAAGCAAAAACCAACAGTCAAGGGGGAACCATAGACAAGCCAAGAAAAAACAACACTTCATATGATCATATGAATCCTCAGTCACAAGCACCTACAATTTTCTCCTCCTACGTCATAGCTTTACACCTATCTTAAGTTGGGATTCTCTCAATAACTTGTGTTGGAGAGAAAGGTGTGTTTGGTCGGGAGGTATAAACTAAAATTGTCATGAAAATGTAAGACCAATCATGGAGTAATTACAAGACATAAAAGTTTTAACCAGAAGTATGACCTTCAACCAAGAAAATTTG from the Primulina tabacum isolate GXHZ01 chromosome 16, ASM2559414v2, whole genome shotgun sequence genome contains:
- the LOC142530209 gene encoding uncharacterized protein LOC142530209, encoding MLPRMFQWVTNTWPSNRAPTVVDVTTAFGDCAIDDCLGCLTPTPEELISTYYTTGDFVDSAPDAVTTRVLELWRQGQTVICSEHPLESPSVQHMHSAHSTPSVQHTPSAHESPDVSGTRPGDLNRSSSSTSSHMRTGPRVHFGLNPSCRPSPLKHRFERRLTALEDSVTSMHVKMSAEFIETRASIRSINQALVDLKSSFNLGLDELRLSLTEQIRAGFAEMRSNMPVQQDRDNSIAYTRGRKRKASEADFGVDDNLARKIGSTSQTLHIFEPNLSVITEESSEDIQVTPDSRKSGGEATTSRGVADNLGREIGSSSQTQQIFEPNLQAIPEESAGDIQVTPDARMSGGEATTSRGY